A stretch of the Mycobacteroides immunogenum genome encodes the following:
- a CDS encoding alpha/beta fold hydrolase: protein MTASTAKVGDIELCYEEFGNPADPAVLLIMGIGAQMVFWRPEFCQQLADQGYRVIRFDNRDCGLSTKLDGVRAGGGSLVPSMAKFLAGVKITGTAYTLVDMAGDAAGLLDHLGIEQAHIVGASMGGMIAQVFAAEHPERTATVTIIMSSNNQPFLPPPGPRQLMALLKPPPEGASREQIIANSVQVGRIIGSPKYRQSESKSYLHAAEYYDRSYYPRGFARQFAAIMGTGSLAPFDNRITAPALVLHGKADKLMRPSGARAIARATPGSRLALIDGMGHDLPEPLWGRIITKLTENFARSESAEDAPEAEAAGR, encoded by the coding sequence ATGACGGCCAGCACCGCCAAGGTTGGCGATATCGAGTTGTGCTACGAGGAATTCGGCAATCCGGCCGACCCTGCGGTGTTGCTCATCATGGGCATCGGCGCGCAAATGGTGTTCTGGCGCCCCGAATTCTGCCAACAGCTCGCCGACCAGGGGTACCGCGTCATCCGATTCGACAACCGGGACTGCGGTCTGTCGACCAAATTGGACGGGGTGCGCGCCGGTGGTGGCTCGCTGGTTCCAAGCATGGCGAAATTCCTTGCCGGAGTAAAGATCACCGGCACCGCCTATACATTGGTGGACATGGCCGGCGACGCCGCGGGCTTGCTCGATCACCTCGGCATCGAACAAGCCCACATTGTGGGCGCGTCGATGGGCGGCATGATCGCGCAGGTATTCGCCGCCGAGCATCCCGAGCGGACCGCAACGGTCACCATCATCATGTCGAGCAACAATCAGCCGTTCCTGCCTCCGCCCGGCCCCCGCCAACTGATGGCACTGCTGAAGCCGCCGCCCGAGGGCGCCAGCCGCGAGCAGATCATCGCCAACAGCGTGCAGGTCGGCCGGATCATCGGCAGCCCGAAATACCGTCAGTCAGAATCGAAGTCGTATCTGCATGCCGCCGAGTACTATGATCGCAGCTACTACCCCAGGGGATTCGCCCGGCAATTCGCCGCGATCATGGGGACCGGCAGCTTGGCGCCCTTCGACAATCGGATCACCGCCCCCGCACTGGTTTTGCATGGCAAGGCCGACAAGTTGATGCGTCCTTCCGGTGCCCGTGCCATCGCCCGGGCCACGCCGGGATCGCGCCTGGCGCTGATCGATGGAATGGGCCATGACCTACCCGAGCCGCTCTGGGGCCGCATCATCACCAAACTCACCGAGAACTTCGCCCGATCCGAGTCCGCGGAGGACGCGCCGGAAGCCGAGGCGGCGGGCCGCTAA
- a CDS encoding cyclopropane mycolic acid synthase family methyltransferase has translation MSKLTPKFSDVQAHYDLSDEFFALFLDTSRTYSCAYFEPETLTLAQAQQAKIDLALGKLDLEPGMTLLDVGCGWGSTMKRALEQYDVNVIGLTLSKNQFAYVDTLLRSAESSRNYEVRLAGWEEFEGTVDRIVSIGAFEHFGHERYDSFFSMAHRVLPSDGKMLLHTIVSHHPDEWKRMGIPLLMSRVRFIYFIGTEIFPGGRLPSVPMVDKHAALAGFHITRHHSLQPHYARTLDCWAENLAAHKDEAIAIQSQEVYDRYIKYLTGCADGFREGWIDIVQFTCEK, from the coding sequence ATGTCCAAATTGACTCCGAAGTTCTCGGATGTACAGGCCCATTACGACCTGTCCGACGAATTCTTCGCATTGTTTCTCGATACCAGCAGGACTTATAGCTGTGCGTACTTCGAGCCGGAGACCCTGACGCTGGCGCAAGCACAACAAGCCAAGATCGACCTTGCCCTCGGGAAACTGGATTTGGAACCCGGAATGACACTGCTGGACGTGGGCTGCGGGTGGGGCTCCACCATGAAACGCGCGCTTGAGCAGTACGACGTGAACGTCATCGGCCTGACTCTCAGCAAGAACCAGTTCGCGTATGTCGACACGCTGTTGCGCTCCGCAGAAAGTTCGCGCAACTACGAGGTCCGGCTGGCCGGGTGGGAAGAATTCGAGGGCACCGTCGATCGCATCGTCAGTATCGGCGCCTTCGAACATTTCGGCCACGAACGGTATGACAGTTTCTTCTCGATGGCGCACCGGGTGCTGCCTTCGGACGGAAAGATGTTGTTACACACCATCGTCAGTCACCATCCCGACGAGTGGAAGCGCATGGGAATCCCGCTGCTGATGTCCCGGGTCCGGTTCATCTACTTCATCGGCACCGAGATATTCCCTGGCGGGCGTTTACCTTCCGTCCCCATGGTGGACAAACACGCGGCACTGGCGGGCTTCCACATCACTCGCCATCACTCGCTGCAACCCCACTACGCCAGAACTCTGGACTGCTGGGCCGAGAATCTGGCCGCACACAAGGATGAGGCCATTGCGATCCAGTCCCAAGAGGTTTACGACCGGTACATCAAGTATCTGACCGGGTGCGCCGACGGATTCCGCGAGGGATGGATCGATATCGTTCAGTTCACCTGCGAGAAGTAG
- a CDS encoding glycerol-3-phosphate dehydrogenase/oxidase, with product MTTQLNSTRRRADLDALAGGAPVDVLVIGGGITGVGVALDAASRGLRVALVEKHDLAFGTSRFSSKLVHGGLRYLASGQVGVARESAVERHILMTRTAPHLIHPLAQVVPLHPAVSMFSRTLVRVGFIAGDGLRKLAHTSAEVLPRSRAIDAGEVIRRAPTVRRSGLRGGLMAFDGQLVDDARLVVSIARTAAGLGARILTRVSAEQVTGDGAVLRDELTGNTIAVRAGLVINAAGVWAGQVDRDIKLRPSRGTHLVFRAESFGALTAALTVPVPGTINRFVFALPAIHNRVYLGLTDEPAPGPIPDVAEPSAAEEQFLLDTVNTVLQTSLSGADVVGRFAGLRPLLDGDDSATADLSRKHAVRVSESGVVSVVGGKLTTYRKMAQDALDAGLERRPLRAAECVTENLAVVDDWPGVAGTRLVEGVAITREQAEFALTHEGALDADDILDRRTRIGLVPTDRSAAIPSVQGLVDSYFSQVN from the coding sequence ATGACAACGCAGCTCAACAGCACGCGCCGCCGCGCCGACCTGGACGCGCTGGCCGGTGGTGCCCCGGTCGACGTCCTGGTGATCGGCGGCGGCATCACCGGAGTCGGGGTGGCGCTCGACGCGGCGAGCCGCGGATTGCGGGTAGCCCTGGTGGAGAAGCACGATTTAGCTTTTGGGACAAGCCGATTCAGCTCGAAGCTGGTACACGGCGGATTGCGTTACCTGGCTTCGGGGCAGGTGGGTGTGGCCCGGGAAAGCGCGGTGGAGCGCCATATCTTGATGACCCGTACCGCCCCGCACCTGATTCATCCGCTGGCCCAGGTGGTTCCGTTGCATCCGGCGGTGAGCATGTTCAGCCGCACGCTGGTACGAGTGGGGTTCATCGCAGGCGATGGACTGCGCAAGCTCGCACACACCTCGGCCGAGGTGCTGCCGCGTTCCCGCGCCATCGATGCCGGTGAGGTCATTCGCCGCGCCCCGACAGTGCGCCGCAGCGGGCTGCGCGGCGGGCTGATGGCGTTCGACGGACAGCTGGTCGACGACGCACGATTGGTGGTGTCGATCGCGCGCACGGCCGCCGGGCTGGGCGCCCGGATCCTCACCCGGGTGTCGGCCGAGCAGGTGACCGGCGATGGTGCGGTGCTTCGTGACGAGCTGACCGGTAACACCATCGCAGTGCGGGCGGGCCTGGTCATCAACGCCGCCGGCGTATGGGCCGGACAGGTTGACCGCGATATCAAGCTGCGTCCCAGCCGCGGAACGCACCTGGTGTTTCGGGCCGAGAGCTTCGGCGCCCTGACGGCGGCGCTGACGGTCCCGGTGCCCGGCACCATCAACCGGTTCGTGTTCGCATTGCCTGCCATCCACAATCGCGTGTATCTCGGGCTCACCGACGAGCCGGCTCCCGGGCCGATACCGGATGTCGCCGAACCTTCTGCGGCAGAAGAGCAATTCCTTCTCGACACGGTCAACACGGTGTTGCAGACGTCGTTGTCCGGGGCGGATGTGGTGGGGCGTTTCGCAGGACTGCGCCCGCTGCTCGACGGCGACGATTCGGCGACCGCGGATCTCTCCCGTAAGCATGCGGTGCGAGTGTCGGAATCTGGGGTCGTCAGTGTGGTGGGCGGCAAGCTGACCACATATCGAAAGATGGCCCAGGACGCGCTGGATGCCGGGCTAGAGCGGCGCCCACTACGGGCCGCTGAGTGCGTGACAGAAAACTTGGCGGTGGTGGACGACTGGCCGGGTGTCGCAGGTACCCGGCTGGTTGAAGGTGTCGCGATCACTCGTGAGCAGGCCGAATTCGCGCTTACTCATGAAGGGGCCCTGGACGCCGACGACATTCTGGATCGGCGTACCCGCATCGGGCTGGTGCCCACCGACAGGAGCGCGGCGATCCCGTCGGTACAGGGCCTTGTCGACTCCTACTTCTCGCAGGTGAACTGA
- a CDS encoding TetR/AcrR family transcriptional regulator, whose product MTVDITDAETVSDPVADPVSERILDAALSCVTEFGVRRTTLVEVAKRAGVSRPSVYRRWPDVRTLVAELLTREMGSILPVTGQGCARDRLVRSVSALVTQVREHSIFAAILRSDPELLLTYIVQRLGTSQRALIGWTSMLIADGQADGSIRPGAPEQMAAMVLLIGQSVLQSARIVADILSPDELVNELATAIDGYLKA is encoded by the coding sequence ATGACGGTTGACATCACAGACGCGGAGACCGTGTCAGATCCGGTGGCCGATCCGGTGTCCGAACGCATCCTCGATGCCGCGTTGTCGTGCGTCACCGAATTCGGGGTGCGCCGCACCACGCTGGTGGAAGTGGCCAAGCGTGCCGGAGTCAGCCGCCCCTCGGTGTATCGGCGCTGGCCGGACGTGCGCACCCTGGTTGCCGAGCTACTCACGCGGGAGATGGGCTCGATTTTGCCCGTGACCGGACAGGGATGCGCCCGCGATCGGCTGGTCCGCTCGGTGAGCGCCCTGGTGACGCAGGTGCGTGAACACTCGATATTCGCCGCGATCCTGCGCTCCGATCCCGAACTGTTGCTGACGTACATCGTGCAGCGGTTGGGCACCAGCCAGCGCGCTCTCATCGGCTGGACGTCCATGCTTATCGCCGACGGGCAGGCCGATGGATCGATACGTCCGGGTGCCCCGGAGCAGATGGCGGCGATGGTGCTGCTGATCGGTCAGTCGGTGCTGCAGTCGGCGCGCATCGTCGCCGACATCCTCTCGCCGGATGAGCTGGTGAACGAGTTGGCCACCGCCATCGACGGATATCTCAAGGCCTGA